A genomic window from Macaca mulatta isolate MMU2019108-1 chromosome 19, T2T-MMU8v2.0, whole genome shotgun sequence includes:
- the C19H19orf85 gene encoding uncharacterized protein C19orf85 homolog, producing MHPGVPEGPGVSEPGPRELCAFVSGAAAHMLRALQPRRTRPPKRRPNHRRFLHNQICRQFTKIEAATQRLALSILSQEAPPQRPSLQKPPPPPPSPFLGVACAVAPTEAPHASASLSLTALDTSTLDLFDNIVLTPECTSVPRDPSSGPTPLPVLGLSYLDLGQPDLKQVPRFCGPLPLPQHALGEEADLAAPDWGWVDWWEVPRAWDSQGIPEGWGTSSP from the exons ATGCATCCCGGGGTCCCCGAAGGCCCTGGGGTCTCCGAGCCCGGCCCCCGGGAGCTGTGTGCCTTCGTGAGCGGGGCAGCTGCCCACATGCTGCGGGCCCTGCAGCCCCGGCGCACCCGACCCCCCAAGAGGCGGCCCAACCACAGAAGGTTTCTGCACAACCAGATCTGCAG GCAGTTCACCAAGATTGAGGCCGCCACCCAGCGCCTGGCCCTCTCCATCCTGTCACAGGAGGCACCTCCCCAGAGACCCTCGCTCCAAAAGCCACCCCCGCCGCCTCCATCCCCCTTCCTGGGAGTGGCCTGTGCTGTGGCCCCCACTGAGGCTCCCCATGCCAGCGCCAGCCTGAGTCTCACTGCCCTGGACACCTCTACCCTCGACCTCTTTGACAACATTGTGCTCACCCCAGAGTGTACCTCAGTGCCACGGGACCCCTCCTCTGGTCCCACTCCCCTGCCAGTGCTGGGTCTGTCCTATCTCGACCTGGGCCAGCCGGACCTGAAGCAGGTCCCACGTTTCTGTGGccccctgccccttccccagcatgccctgggggaagaggctgatCTCGCGGCTCCCGACTGGGGTTGGGTGGACTGGTGGGAGGTGCCTCGTGCCTGGGATTCTCAGGGGATCCCTGAAGGTTGGGGGACCAGCTCCCCATAA